Below is a genomic region from Rhineura floridana isolate rRhiFlo1 chromosome 5, rRhiFlo1.hap2, whole genome shotgun sequence.
AACCCCAGTATGGATAGGTGGTTTTTTACAATGAAGTACTTCCTGTAATGAGGGTATTCAGTTTTTTAATATACAAATACATCCTTGAAAAACCTGGCTGTGTTTGGAAGgtcacatattttttttaatataaaagaaACATAATTTTATTCATGTCAAAGGGTGCTCCTTCTTGCAGAAATATAATTATGAATTTTGAAACAAAGACAAATAGGAAAGAAACACAAACAAACTTAAActattaattattattgttaatagcaACTAACACCACAAACATTTCATAATCAGGTTGACACTGCTGCCTTGAAAGGCTGTAAGAATGCTAGCCCCAAACTAGTTGTTTTAAAGCTGCCTTGACTTTCCAAGGATCTTAGGTTTGTAGAGTAAGGTAAGTAAGATCTGAATTACATGTTATCTTCtatgcttgtttattttattgctttagaTACTTGCCAGGAAAACTCTAGTAACTCAGTCTAAGGCTGCTACCTGCATGTAGTTGGGTTGAAACCACTTACCCATTTTCAGATTCCTTTGGTCATTTTGAAAATCAACCCACATTTTCAGCTTCCCCTGCGCCTCACATTAATTTAGAATTGGCAGTTTGAACCAGTACTGAAATATATCTGTCTTTACTTTCATTCTTGGCTGCATAGTATCACATCTTATTTATTGATATAATTGCtaccaaatcagcaagaattgTCACACTATTCCACTAAAAACTAGTGCATTATGAGGGCTGCCACACAAATTGTGGTGCAATTTTTTGGAGCAGTAGCAGTCCCcctaaaaggggggaggggactgTAGTATTCAACAAAGAAGTGCCCCTTCCAATGGGACATTTGCGAGttgaaaaatcatgaaaatttgcGTATGTCCTAATCCTGCACATAATTCAGCTGCTTAAATGCAATAGCCTCAATCCTATTATAATCACACTACAAAAAGGTTATTGTTATAGCTAGAAATACCAGGCAGTGGCTATGGAAGCACATTACTTCCACAAGTCAGTAGGGATAGGAATGCACATCCCCATCAACAATTAGTAGTCCATCTGTATCTGATCTATCTACGTAGAAAGTttcccttgctggatcagaatgATTTAAGCACCTGAACTGTGCACAAGATGCACCCCAAGGTAGTATTCCTAAAAcacacttatttggaagtaaacCCCTTTGATGTCACAAGTCTTTTTTTCCTCCACAAAGTGGCAGACAAagccttttatttcttttatttcttcacaTCAGATACCATAAATATTTGCTGCTCCTGCTTTCTAACCTTTCTAATACTGACTAGGTACCGTAAAAGCTTAGTTCAAAATACTGTGTGAGCTTGAATGGATCACGAACATTAACATTTGCATTCAAATACATTATTCCTTTTGTTTCATCCTGGTGCAGCTGTACATAGTCTTTATCTTAAACATATATATGCTGGTGCAACAAATCTGAATATTTAGACCTCGCTCAGGCAGTAAGCAGGTACCATGCAGTTGCTCATAGGAATGTGTGGGGCCACAAATGGGCTCACAACCCATTGAGATAAGGTAAATGCATCAACTATACAAATTGGCACCTACAGTAGCTGCAATATGTGCCATTGTGGCGGCCTGAAAACAGGTCAAGGTGTTCAGACAAATAGCAACTGCAGCATGTGCAGCAAGCTATTGCGGATACGGCTTTAAATGAAGCTGTTTTTactgctgtttttaaattttgatttaCTGTTATGactgttttcattttgtttggatttatatttgtatttgtaaactgctttcaaATTTAGTTTTTCATAgacaggtgagatataaatgtccaaataagtaaacaaacaagTTACTTGCTTATTTCTATACTATTTTGTGGGGCATTTTGTTAGGTTAttctatttttatgttttttctaTCTTTCTAATGCATACATGTTAAAACATCACTTTTCCAGGAGTTCTGTAAGATGGCCAAAACATCTACTGAAGAActgagaaaggttttcagcaagtaTGCTTTGAAAGGAGGTGATCCTAACCAATTATCGCAATATGAACTGAAAGTATTAATTGAGAAAGAATTTCCAGGTGTAGCAAAGGCAAGTCCAGAAATGTTTTACTGAGATAGTATATAAAAGCGTGTAGAAGTGTACAAATGTGATTACATTATCTGCTGAAGTAATGTTTGTTAAAACTGATTGGAGATGAGCAGAACCAGCCTGCAGAAAATGTGGGAATTAAAGGAATGAGCATTTTGTCTAACAAGGCATGTGCTCACAGTCTCATTAAGTACAttattttatataatttatatgtaTTTACTCGACAATGTGAGATAGCTTGCTCTTGCTTAGGTGAAGCATTTGGGGCTGGAGGTTTACTTGCACTTTGCCAGCCCTTTGGTTGTATCCACccaagttatactcagagtagacccactgaaataaatgaacctaagttagtcatgtccattattaTCAATGGgcatactctgagcaggactgacATTGGATAAATCTCTTGTTGGAGCCAAATTGTACCTTTACTTTCCAGTTTGCTTTAATGTTCAGCTTTAAGATCTTATTGAAGGTAAAATCTTAAATGACTGGCACTCCAGTCTTTAAAGCACTGACTCAGATGTTGTTACTTTGGAAATTATAGATTGAATcagactaagtcatactcagagtagactcactgaaatcaattaaCCAGGATGCTAACTAATGTCTATtggcttcagtgggtttactctgactaCGATGTAATCAGATATTACCCTATGTCCAGACAAGTGTGCTCAGGATTACAGTGTATATTGAGCTGCATATCAGAAGGTAACATGTGATGAACCCTAAAAGAAAGCCACATAAGATACATAAACAGTAAGGGACTGCTTTACAGAGACCAGAGATCtcaaaacagagagaaaatagCAAAATTGTCACTGCTTATTATTACTAAGGTGCATCAACATCCATTAACTTTTATAAAAACTCTTGTTTCTTATTAAAATCACAGGTTTCAGCTGTTGATGCCATATTCAAAGAGATGGACAAAAATAATGATGGAGAAGTCAATTTTGAAGAGTTTGAGCCTGTTATAACCAAACTAATAGGATGAAGCGAATAATTTGCCCTTATAAGAAGATGGAAGACCACTGCAACTTCtagaaagaaagcaaaataaaaccataaaGAAAAAAACCGTAAAGTGACAGATTGATTTATTTCTGAGGCATGAGAACAAGATTATGgcaataaaaacatctcaataaatgtacactgctttattttatttatttattatttattagatttatatcccgcccttcctcccagtaggagaccagggcacCTCTTACTTTATTCTCTGAGCTATCATTACATTATAGGCATAGCCTACAGAAAATATTTCCTTCAGTAAGCCTATTGTAATGAATGGCAGTTGCACAAGAGTACAACCACTTGAGCTAAAAAGAGTAATTTGCTCCACAGGGTGTGGTGGTGGGTGATGAGAGTAGGAGAGGTGAAGCAAAGGTCAGCATCCCACACTTCTCACTTTGGTTTAATTACAATCATTGCATCTCTGTGGCACAGTGTAATATGACAGCATATTATATATAAAGTCGAGTTAAAGAGATGGAAAGAAAAAGTGCATTCCTATTATTTTAAGTAGCAAAAAAAGTAAACTGAAAGATGAACATTAACGTTTTGGTTTAATTTTCTAGAAACCTACATATTACAACCACACTAACTGAAAAGTATATTTAAATCACTTTTTAACAGTTAACTGTAAAACGGGAAACGTAGCAATTTCAGCCTTTCTGGTACACTTTCATATTGCTAAAAAGCAGTTAGTTCACGGGACAAGGACTACATCAGCTCACGACTTTTATCTCATAACATGCTGCTCATAGCCATTTGTTCTGGTGGATGAACAATCCCATCGCTCTATTCTACAGCAAATTTAACTCATATCCATGTTTCTCAACTTTATGAAAAAACTCCTTACCTAATACAGTCCACACACCAATCTTGAAGCCTGATTAGGTGCACCTATTGTTTACCTCCACACTCCTTTCTGCCTGCCCACTTCCTACAATCCTCTTGTGCCTCTTCATCTCCCTCCAACCCATCCCCCAATGTTACTTCTTCCTTCTTGTTCCTGTACCCGCTCCCTTCCTGGATCAGTATATCTCCAACCTGAGGCAACTGGCTCTGGAGCACGTTTCTGTTTCAGCAATCCCAATTGTGATGCCATCGGTAGTTAGGGATACT
It encodes:
- the S100G gene encoding protein S100-G produces the protein MAKTSTEELRKVFSKYALKGGDPNQLSQYELKVLIEKEFPGVAKATVDAIFKEMDKNNDGEVNFEEFEPVITKLIG